A single genomic interval of Stieleria maiorica harbors:
- the miaA gene encoding tRNA (adenosine(37)-N6)-dimethylallyltransferase MiaA: MSEPSPTTFPPLVEETIVLTGPTASGKTSLALQLAQRIGGEILSLDSIAVYRHMDIGTAKPSAAERATVPHYLLDLADPDQDFSVACYLDEAHRRVREITKRGKRPIFVGGTPMFLKAVLRGFDVGPPPDWEFRESVQRDIDTFGVEALRQRLAQVDPISASRIAPGDTRRMIRALEVSKQTGMPLSHRQVQFDRHVDARSCNVFALQHERSALHQRINQRVDRMFQRGLIEEVEQLLARFGALSRTAAQAVGYRETLDWKAAGGGPIDELKDLVATHTRQLAKRQETWFRSFDEITSVPMDRFDDQSAALEFVLQHIEG; encoded by the coding sequence TCCTGACGGGCCCGACGGCCTCTGGAAAAACGTCGCTGGCGCTGCAGCTGGCCCAGCGGATCGGGGGAGAAATCCTGTCGCTTGATTCGATCGCGGTGTATCGACACATGGACATCGGGACGGCCAAACCGAGTGCCGCGGAGCGTGCCACGGTGCCCCATTACCTGCTCGATCTGGCCGACCCGGACCAGGATTTCAGTGTCGCGTGCTACTTGGACGAAGCCCATCGGCGGGTCCGCGAGATCACAAAACGTGGAAAACGCCCGATCTTTGTCGGCGGAACTCCGATGTTCCTCAAAGCGGTCTTGAGGGGTTTTGACGTGGGACCGCCGCCGGACTGGGAGTTCCGCGAATCGGTGCAACGCGACATCGACACCTTCGGGGTCGAAGCGCTGCGCCAGCGGCTGGCCCAAGTGGATCCGATTTCGGCGTCCCGGATCGCACCGGGTGACACGCGTCGGATGATCCGGGCGTTGGAGGTGTCCAAGCAGACCGGAATGCCGCTCAGCCATCGACAAGTGCAATTCGACCGCCACGTCGACGCGCGGTCCTGCAACGTGTTCGCGTTGCAGCACGAACGATCCGCCTTGCACCAGCGGATCAACCAGCGCGTCGATCGCATGTTCCAGCGGGGCTTGATTGAGGAAGTCGAACAACTGCTCGCGCGGTTTGGCGCATTGTCCCGAACCGCAGCTCAAGCCGTCGGCTATCGCGAGACCCTCGACTGGAAAGCGGCAGGCGGCGGCCCCATCGATGAATTGAAGGACCTGGTCGCGACCCACACCCGACAGCTGGCCAAACGCCAAGAGACCTGGTTTCGATCGTTCGATGAGATTACCTCCGTCCCGATGGATCGATTCGACGACCAATCCGCAGCACTGGAGTTTGTGCTCCAGCACATCGAAGGCTAG